One part of the Arabidopsis thaliana chromosome 4, partial sequence genome encodes these proteins:
- the QWRF7 gene encoding QWRF motif protein (DUF566) (Family of unknown function (DUF566); INVOLVED IN: biological_process unknown; LOCATED IN: chloroplast; CONTAINS InterPro DOMAIN/s: Protein of unknown function DUF566 (InterPro:IPR007573); BEST Arabidopsis thaliana protein match is: Family of unknown function (DUF566) (TAIR:AT4G30710.1); Has 30201 Blast hits to 17322 proteins in 780 species: Archae - 12; Bacteria - 1396; Metazoa - 17338; Fungi - 3422; Plants - 5037; Viruses - 0; Other Eukaryotes - 2996 (source: NCBI BLink).) → MATTGRRLRPPSPNNNRSRTISSSISLPVSLNASLSSSTSSSSSSSPSNSSKRVMITRSQSTTRSSRPIGSSDSKSGENIIPARNSASRSQEINNGRSRESFARYLEQRTRGSPRSNASSRGVKPGASSPSAWALSPGRLSTMKTPLSSSAPTTSMCMTPPESPVSKAKIRSGGGGAVAGVLKYFMAQKKVSPVQEEDYHRFRIFQNRLLQWRFVNARTEATMANLKINVEDQLFWVWLRIYKMRNYVVENLIEIQRLRQDIKVREVLSLQMPLLNEWSKIDAKNSEALSKLTRKLHALSVRLPLVHGATIDMVSIHEEMVIAIEVMDEIEDVIIKFLPRQVEIILYELTELIGMFNQELLYFEEMDESLLSIPLFTAKESSLRVHILQKTEEQR, encoded by the exons atggcaaCCACCGGTCGGAGACTCCGTCCTCCATCGCCCAATAATAACCGGAGCCGGACTATAAgctcttcaatctctctccCAGTGTCCTTAAACGCCTCGTTATCgtcttctacttcttcatcttcttcctcttcgccTTCCAATTCAAGCAAACGAGTGATGATAACCAGATCACAGTCCACAACAAGATCCTCCAGACCCATCGGATCATCCGACTCTAAATCCGGCGAGAACATAATCCCGGCGAGAAACAGCGcatcaagatctcaagagatAAACAACGGTAGAAGCAGAGAGTCGTTTGCTCGGTACTTGGAGCAACGTACGCGTGGTAGTCCTCGTAGTAACGCTTCATCGAGAGGGGTAAAGCCGGGAGCCAGCTCACCATCGGCGTGGGCGTTGTCTCCTGGAAGACTTTCGACTATGAAGACGCCTCTGTCCAGCTCAGCTCCGACGACTTCAATGTGCATGACGCCGCCTGAGTCACCCGTAAGCAAGGCCAAGATAAGAAGCGGTGGCGGTGGAGCGGTGGCAGGAGTTTTGAAGTACTTCATGGCGCAGAAGAAAGTATCTCCGGTACAAGAGGAGGATTATCACCGGTTTAGGATTTTTCAAAACAGATTACTTCAATGGAGGTTTGTTAACGCAAGAACTGAAGCCACTATGGCAAACCTTAAGATCAACGTTGAG GATCAGTTGTTTTGGGTTTGGCTTAGGATATACAAAATGAGGAACTACGTTGTagaaaatttgattgaaattCAAAGGCTCCGTCAAGATATCAAAGTACGTGAAGTTCTCAGCCTCCAAATGCCTTTACTTAATGAGTGGTCAAAAATAGACGCAAAAAACTCCGAAGCGTTGAGCAAGCTAACTCGAAAACTCCATGCTTTGTCTGTCCGATTACCCCTCGTACATGGTGCCACG ATAGATATGGTGTCGATACATGAAGAAATGGTCATAGCTATAGAAGTCATGGACGAGATCGAAGACGTCATCATCAAGTTTCTCCCACGA CAGGTTGAAATAATCCTCTATGAGCTGACAGAATTGATCGGCATGTTCAATCAAGaattgttatattttgaagaaatggaCGAGAGCCTTTTATCCATTCCTCTCTTCACG gCAAAGGAGAGTAGCTTGAGGGTCCATATTCTCCAAAAGACTGAAGAACAGAGATAA
- the HSP23.6-MITO gene encoding mitochondrion-localized small heat shock protein 23.6 (mitochondrion-localized small heat shock protein 23.6 (HSP23.6-MITO); FUNCTIONS IN: molecular_function unknown; INVOLVED IN: response to cadmium ion, response to heat; EXPRESSED IN: 6 plant structures; EXPRESSED DURING: 4 anthesis, petal differentiation and expansion stage; CONTAINS InterPro DOMAIN/s: Heat shock protein Hsp20 (InterPro:IPR002068), HSP20-like chaperone (InterPro:IPR008978); BEST Arabidopsis thaliana protein match is: HSP20-like chaperones superfamily protein (TAIR:AT5G51440.1); Has 4365 Blast hits to 4365 proteins in 1128 species: Archae - 166; Bacteria - 2413; Metazoa - 2; Fungi - 150; Plants - 1316; Viruses - 0; Other Eukaryotes - 318 (source: NCBI BLink).), with amino-acid sequence MASALALKRLLSSSIAPRSRSVLRPAVSSRLFNTNAVRSYDDDGENGDGVDLYRRSVPRRRGDFFSDVFDPFSPTRSVSQVLNLMDQFMENPLLSATRGMGASGARRGWDIKEKDDALYLRIDMPGLSREDVKLALEQDTLVIRGEGKNEEDGGEEGESGNRRFTSRIGLPDKIYKIDEIKAEMKNGVLKVVIPKMKEQERNDVRQIEIN; translated from the exons ATGGCATCTGCTCTCGCTCTTAAGAGACTCCTATCATCCTCCATCGCTCCACGTTCCCGTAGTGTTCTTCGTCCAGCTGTTTCCTCTCGCCTCTTCAACACCAACGCCGTTAGGAGCTACGACGACGACGGCGAAAATGGAGACGGCGTTGATTTATATCGCCGCTCTGTTCCTCGCCGCCGTGGTGATTTCTTCTCAG ATGTGTTTGATCCGTTTTCGCCGACGAGGAGCGTTAGTCAAGTGCTGAATCTGATGGACCAGTTCATGGAGAATCCTCTGTTATCAGCTACTCGTGGCATGGGAGCTTCAGGAGCTCGTCGTGGTTGGgatataaaagagaaagacgaTGCTCTGTACCTGAGAATCGACATGCCTGGGCTGAGCAGAGAGGATGTGAAGCTGGCTTTGGAGCAGGACACTCTGGTGATTagaggagaaggaaaaaaCGAGGAAGATGGTGGCGAGGAAGGAGAGAGCGGTAATCGGAGATTCACAAGCAGGATTGGATTACCGGATAAGATTTACAAGATCGATGAGATTAAGGCGGAGATGAAGAACGGAGTGTTGAAAGTTGTGATCCCGAAGATGaaagaacaagagagaaatGATGTTCGTCAGATCGAGATCAACTAA
- a CDS encoding DNA-binding storekeeper protein-related transcriptional regulator (DNA-binding storekeeper protein-related transcriptional regulator; FUNCTIONS IN: transcription regulator activity; INVOLVED IN: biological_process unknown; LOCATED IN: nucleolus, chloroplast; EXPRESSED IN: 23 plant structures; EXPRESSED DURING: 13 growth stages; CONTAINS InterPro DOMAIN/s: Protein of unknown function DUF573 (InterPro:IPR007592); BEST Arabidopsis thaliana protein match is: DNA-binding storekeeper protein-related transcriptional regulator (TAIR:AT4G00130.1); Has 6385 Blast hits to 3618 proteins in 495 species: Archae - 4; Bacteria - 719; Metazoa - 1874; Fungi - 800; Plants - 494; Viruses - 72; Other Eukaryotes - 2422 (source: NCBI BLink).), whose product MAPKKAEEVVESPPVSSEEEESGSSGEESESSAEVPKKVESSQKPESDSEGESESESSSGPEPESEPAKTIKLKPVGTKPIPETSGSAATVPESSTAKRPLKEAAPEAIKKQKTSDTEHVKKPITNDEVKKISSEDAKKMFQRLFSETDEIALLQGIIDFTSTKGDPYEDIDAFCIYVKKLIDFDATKNQIVTKLQRLKKKFNNAVKNSLKKGKTEDDIEFAKDLEQKGFELSRKIWGSNGVLVTGKSSRKKVGGTPAPKEMKLVAHSTPKKQQEEAKKPERTEAKVVNTGLSIGKEIASFLNADNGSSCGLDESTLTAVWAKVADGAEKREVEEKWKKLKAKQFELCLQRSGLVNETAKMIFKAYES is encoded by the coding sequence ATGGCACCGAAGAAGGCGGAGGAAGTGGTCGAAAGCCCTCCTGTTtccagtgaagaagaagaatctggcTCATCtggagaagaatctgaatcTTCTGCTGAAGTTCCGAAGAAAGTCGAGTCTTCGCAAAAGCCTGAATCTGACTCTGAAGGCGAATCTGAATCGGAGTCCAGTTCTGGGCCCGAGCCCGAGTCCGAGCCTGCTAAGACGATCAAGCTGAAGCCTGTTGGGACTAAACCAATTCCAGAGACGTCTGGATCTGCCGCGACTGTACCTGAGAGTTCAACGGCTAAGCGTCCTTTGAAGGAAGCTGCTCCTGAAGCTATTAAGAAGCAGAAGACATCGGACACTGAGCATGTGAAGAAGCCGATAACTAATGATGAGGTTAAGAAGATTTCTTCAGAGGATGCTAAGAAGATGTTTCAGAGATTGTTCAGTGAGACGGATGAAATCGCTTTGCTTCAAGGTATTATTGATTTCACATCTACCAAAGGAGATCCTTATGAGGATATTGATGCTTTTTGCATTTATGTGAAGAAACTGATCGATTTCGATGCTaccaaaaaccaaattgtTACTAAACTtcagaggttgaagaagaagtttaatAATGCTGTGAAGAATTCTCTTAAGAAGGGAAAGACTGAAGATGATATTGAGTTTGCTAAAGATCTTGAGcaaaaaggttttgaattgTCCAGAAAGATTTGGGGAAGCAATGGTGTTTTGGTTACTGGTAAATCATCAAGGAAGAAAGTTGGAGGAACACCTGCACCGAAAGAGATGAAGTTAGTAGCTCACTCTACTCCcaagaaacaacaagaagaagcgAAGAAACCGGAAAGAACAGAGGCAAAGGTTGTGAACACAGGTCTCTCCATTGGTAAAGAGATTGCATCGTTCCTCAATGCAGATAATGGGAGTTCTTGTGGTTTGGATGAATCCACATTAACTGCGGTTTGGGCAAAGGTTGCGGATGGAGctgagaagagagaagtggaggagaaatggaagaagcttAAGGCTAAGCAGTTTGAGCTATGTTTGCAGAGGTCTGGACTCGTGAATGAAACTGCAAAGATGATATTCAAAGCCTATGAATCTTGA
- the QWRF7 gene encoding QWRF motif protein (DUF566) (Family of unknown function (DUF566); INVOLVED IN: biological_process unknown; LOCATED IN: chloroplast; CONTAINS InterPro DOMAIN/s: Protein of unknown function DUF566 (InterPro:IPR007573); BEST Arabidopsis thaliana protein match is: Family of unknown function (DUF566) (TAIR:AT4G30710.1); Has 9333 Blast hits to 1824 proteins in 283 species: Archae - 0; Bacteria - 871; Metazoa - 1155; Fungi - 763; Plants - 341; Viruses - 38; Other Eukaryotes - 6165 (source: NCBI BLink).), which translates to MATTGRRLRPPSPNNNRSRTISSSISLPVSLNASLSSSTSSSSSSSPSNSSKRVMITRSQSTTRSSRPIGSSDSKSGENIIPARNSASRSQEINNGRSRESFARYLEQRTRGSPRSNASSRGVKPGASSPSAWALSPGRLSTMKTPLSSSAPTTSMCMTPPESPVSKAKIRSGGGGAVAGVLKYFMAQKKVSPVQEEDYHRFRIFQNRLLQWRFVNARTEATMANLKINVEDQLFWVWLRIYKMRNYVVENLIEIQRLRQDIKVREVLSLQMPLLNEWSKIDAKNSEALSKLTRKLHALSVRLPLVHGATIDMVSIHEEMVIAIEVMDEIEDVIIKFLPRVEIILYELTELIGMFNQELLYFEEMDESLLSIPLFTAKESSLRVHILQKTEEQR; encoded by the exons atggcaaCCACCGGTCGGAGACTCCGTCCTCCATCGCCCAATAATAACCGGAGCCGGACTATAAgctcttcaatctctctccCAGTGTCCTTAAACGCCTCGTTATCgtcttctacttcttcatcttcttcctcttcgccTTCCAATTCAAGCAAACGAGTGATGATAACCAGATCACAGTCCACAACAAGATCCTCCAGACCCATCGGATCATCCGACTCTAAATCCGGCGAGAACATAATCCCGGCGAGAAACAGCGcatcaagatctcaagagatAAACAACGGTAGAAGCAGAGAGTCGTTTGCTCGGTACTTGGAGCAACGTACGCGTGGTAGTCCTCGTAGTAACGCTTCATCGAGAGGGGTAAAGCCGGGAGCCAGCTCACCATCGGCGTGGGCGTTGTCTCCTGGAAGACTTTCGACTATGAAGACGCCTCTGTCCAGCTCAGCTCCGACGACTTCAATGTGCATGACGCCGCCTGAGTCACCCGTAAGCAAGGCCAAGATAAGAAGCGGTGGCGGTGGAGCGGTGGCAGGAGTTTTGAAGTACTTCATGGCGCAGAAGAAAGTATCTCCGGTACAAGAGGAGGATTATCACCGGTTTAGGATTTTTCAAAACAGATTACTTCAATGGAGGTTTGTTAACGCAAGAACTGAAGCCACTATGGCAAACCTTAAGATCAACGTTGAG GATCAGTTGTTTTGGGTTTGGCTTAGGATATACAAAATGAGGAACTACGTTGTagaaaatttgattgaaattCAAAGGCTCCGTCAAGATATCAAAGTACGTGAAGTTCTCAGCCTCCAAATGCCTTTACTTAATGAGTGGTCAAAAATAGACGCAAAAAACTCCGAAGCGTTGAGCAAGCTAACTCGAAAACTCCATGCTTTGTCTGTCCGATTACCCCTCGTACATGGTGCCACG ATAGATATGGTGTCGATACATGAAGAAATGGTCATAGCTATAGAAGTCATGGACGAGATCGAAGACGTCATCATCAAGTTTCTCCCACGA GTTGAAATAATCCTCTATGAGCTGACAGAATTGATCGGCATGTTCAATCAAGaattgttatattttgaagaaatggaCGAGAGCCTTTTATCCATTCCTCTCTTCACG gCAAAGGAGAGTAGCTTGAGGGTCCATATTCTCCAAAAGACTGAAGAACAGAGATAA